The Methanoregula sp. UBA64 genome contains the following window.
GGTTGATCCTTTTTATAGCGATCGTGGGGCTCGGCTCGGTCCTGATCTTTGTCAATCTCCCCCTCATCGTTATGCTGCCGCTGGTGGTGGTTACCGGATTTGTCCTGCTCCTCGTCCTCGGTGCCGTTACTTTTGCGGAAATAAAAGCTGCATTTGCAAATATTTCCCTCAAAAAGCTCCGCAAGGGTTCCTCAAACAAACCGGAATCACCAGTTGCAGGGAGGGGGGCAAAGCCCGCTGCACCAAAAGAACCGGCTGCCAAAAAGCCGGCAAAAGCGGCCGAGGTTAAAATCCAGGAAAAAGGCGGGGGGATCAAAGGACATCTCGTATTGCTCGCTTCCTCGATTCACTCGTTAAAACATATCCTGACCGATCGCAAAAAACAGAGCAAAAAACCCGAAGAGATCAACAAACTTCTGGATCGCACGATCTCCGAGAAAGTTACGAAAAGTTCTCTGTCGGATAACGCAGCGTCGGTCCCGGCGTCGGGAACGGGCGGAGGCGGCGGAGCGCTCCCTGGCGGGAATGCCGATGAAACAGATCCGTTCCTGTCGTTATCCGGTGACGATCTCGATGCGGATCTCTTAAATGGTCTTGACGATACCGACCTTGACACATCTTCGGCCGCCGGGCTGGGCGGTGGTGCAGATCTTGCCCTTGCCGGCGGGCCCGGGGACGACAGCGATCTATCGATGCCGGATCTGGACATGCCCTCCGAACCAGACTCTGATGCAAATGCCGAGGCCGATGCGATCCTAAAAGCACATGCCGATCCCGGCGCGAACGACCTGGAAAACCTTGACGGGGGAGATGCAATCGATGCGAGCATGGGGGACCTGGACAATATTAACCTCGACGATATCGATCTGGGCGACGACAGCCCGGCAGATCCTGCGCCTTCTTCAGCACCGGCTGCGGCCCCGGCTCCGACATCCGCCGATCTGATACCGGCAACCCCGCTTACCCCTGCCGCCGAGCCGGATAACGACCAATCGGATATATCCTCGTTTGCAGCCGGAGGAAGTCCCGGCTCCGACGAGGATATGTTAAGTTCGCTTGCATCCGACATCAAACAGGTAAAAAAGGAAAAAAATGTCAGCCTCCTCCGCGAACTCAAGGATTTCAAGGCACCGGCAACAGATATCGAGCAGGAACTTCAGGATATGGCAGGTTTCCTCGACGGTGCCGGAAAAGGCAAGAAAAAGGAACCTCCTGCCCCGCAGGGAATAAAATAAACCTGTTCGGGTAATATATAAAAGAGAACAAATCTCCTGCAGATCAACATCCGTGAGCGCACATGAAAGAAATTCCCGTAAAAACCGAACATGAAGGCAAATGGATTGTGGTCAAGGCTGCGGTCGGCGATGACCGCATCGTCTTTCCCGCTCCCGTGAATAAGGAGATCCTTTTTAAATCCATCTTCGATCTTGACGAACGAAAGAGCATTCTTATCGTTTCAGCGAAGGGCAACCCTGAGACCATTATAAAAATCGCCAGCGTGGAAAAGGTCCTTGTTATCTTAAAGCGGCTGTTTCTGGCCAACTGCAATGCATACCGGCTCATGGCATATTTCATGTCCCCGGCTATCCGCGGCGGTGTCATGATCAAGAATGCCCAGTGGGAGAAGGGCAGCATTGTCGTCGTGAAAACAGGCATCTGGTTTGTCAGTGCGGTAAAACAGGTCTGTGTCCCGCTTACTGATGTCGCAGCAATTGAGCTGACAAAGCGGGACGTACAGGGAAAGCAGACCGATGTGGTCCGTATCGATCACGTGGAGTCCGGGGAAGTGGTGTCAAGCATGGTCCTTTGTCCGCTCTCCACGCTCCAGGTGCTTGCCAATTTCTTAAAAGATACCACAAAAGGCATTGATATGAAAGGGACCGAGCTGGACGCTCTCGACCAGCAGGTTGCAATGCTCGTATATTCCGGGATGGATTCCCATGCAATCGAGAATATGCTAAGCATCCCCCACAAGCAGCTCGACGGGATCTATGACCGGATTATCAAACTGGGAATTGCGGAAGTTATGACGATACGCCGGGAAGTCCAGCTTACGACGAAAGGCGTGCGATACATTTCCGATGCCACCAAAACCCAAACAAACCAAAATTAACCCCTGTTTTGTTCCACTATTCATTTATATCAGGATATACCAATATTCTGTCTGATATTCCATGGGAACCATTTTGATCGTGGACGATACACTCTTTATGCGAACCCTTCTCAAAAACATCCTCTTCTCCGGCGGCCATACCATTGCCGGCGAGGCTGCGAACGGGGAAGAAGCCGTTGCCAAGTACAAGGAACTCAAGCCCGACCTTGTTACGATGGATGTGGTCATGCCCAAGGTAAACGGGATCGAAGCCTTAAAGGCGATAAAACAGCTCGATCCTGCAGCCCGGGTTGTCATGTGTACTGCAGTCGGACAGGAGCAGATGGTCAAACTCGCGATAAAAACCGGTGCCAAAGGATATATTGTAAAGCCATTCCAGGCCCCAAAAGTCCTTGAAGAGATCAAAAACGTCCTTGCGTCCTGACGCTTATGGTAAAGGTTCTCATCGTCGATGACTCCGTATTGATGCGGACAGTCATCCGGGACATGCTGCAAAAAGATCCTTCCATCGAGATAGTGGGAACGGCAGCTAACGGGATTGAGGCACTGGAAAAGATAGACTCCCTCAAACCGGAGCTGATCACGCTCGATATCGAGATGCCGAAGATGAACGGTCTGGAGGTCCTGCGTGAACTCAAAACCGTCTCGTGGCACCCAAAAACCCTGATGTTCAGCTCGCTCACCTCAGAAGGTGCGGAGATGACGAACGAGGCCATCCGGCTGGGTGCAGACGATTTCATGCTCAAGCCAAAGGATGTCCCGCAGCTCCGGCTCATTGCTGACGAACTGGTTGCAACCATCCGTCACCTGACAACGGATCCGATGCCGTCGCCCCGCGAAGTGGCACCGCCGGTCCTGCCGCAGAACGGGAATTCCCAGCGGGTCGTCCTTATCGGCTCCTCTGCCGGAGGTCCGCCCATGCTGGACCAGCTTGTCTCAAAACTTCCCGCAGATCTCCCGGCGGGTGTCATCATTACCCAGCATATGCCGGTGGGATTTACCGCACCGCTTGCTGCCCGGTTCAACCGGATCTCAAAAATGCCGGTAAAAGAGACGGAAAACGGGGATATGATAAAGGACGGGATGATCTTTGTCTCCAAAGCCGGGGTCCACACCATGATCGGTACGGCGCTATCAGCAGACGGGAAAAAAACGGGCCGTATCATCCACTCCAGTGCCCCGCCGGTGCATGCCGTCCGTCCGGCGGTAGATAAAACCTTCGAATCTGCTGCGCAGGTATTCGGGAAAAATATTGTATCCGTGGTTTTGAGCGGAATGGGAAACGATGCCGGCGCTGGAGCATATGCAATAAAACAGGCCGGGGGAACAAGTATTATCTGTGATCAGAAGGACTGCCTTGTATACGGAATGGCACGCTCTGCAATCCAGAAAAATGCCGTTGACAAGGTCCTGCCCTTGGTAAAGATCCCGGATGCAATCGAGCGCATGGTAAGGCATATGGCGGAGAACTAAAAAATGTCGGAATTTGAACAGTACCGGTCCCTTTTTGTTGCAGAATCCAGGGAAAACCATGAAAACCTGGTCAATAACATGCTGGAACTGGAAAAAGGATCCGATCAGACTGCAATCGACGAGATCTTCAGGTCCATCCATACGCTCAAGGGTTCGTCTGCCTCGATGGGTTTTGCCGACATGGAGCGCCTCTGCCACACCATGGAGGATGTCTTCCAGCTCATAAGGAACGGCACCGCAGTAATTACGGAGGATCTGAGCAACATTCTCCTTGCCTGTACCGATCTGATAGAGGAGATGCTGGACGACATCGAGTCCGGGGGGGATTCTTCAGCCAAAAACCCGGACGAACTGGTGGGGCAGCTCAAAGGGTGGCTCGAACAGCACAATGCCGGCGGACAGGAACACCCAAAACCGCAGGTATCTCAAAAAGCACCCGCCGCAGATGACGGGGTTGCACCCGACTCCCCGGAATCACCGGCTGAAGGGGCGGGTCCGGTATATGTCATGACCGTCACCGTTGCCCCCGACTGCATGATGAAGGATGTCCGGGCCCTGATAGCAATACAGAACCTTGAGGTGCTCGGCACCATCCGGTCCATGCAGCCGTCAAAAGAGGCAATCGATGAAGGAAATTTTGACGGGACCGTTCACCTTGTCATAGCGAGCGAAGCCGGCGAGGAAGCCCTCAGGACCGCTGCGCTCGGGACCGAGATCGCCTCTGTCGAGCTCAAAATCGAGGAAACGCCGGCGGCACCTGCGGGAACCGGAGCTGCAGCAGTAAAAAAGGCACCGGATGCGGAGAAAAAGCAGCAGCCCGCTGCGGCAGATAAAAACCGGGAGATCAAGAACCTTCGCGTGGATATCACGCAGCTCGACCATATCATGAACCTTGTCGAGGACCTGGTGATCAACCGCGGCCGGCTCAAACAGATCGCAGAGGAGCATAAGATAAAAGAGATGGACGAGGCGATCAGCATGGTGGAGCGCTCGGTCTCGGAGCTCCAGAGCCTGATGATGACCATCCGCATGATCCCGCTCTCCCATATCTTCAACCGCCTGCCCCGGGTCGTTCGCGACGTTGCCCAGTACGACCACAAGGAAGTGGAGTTCATCATGGAGGGCGGGGAGACGGAGCTTGACCGGAGCGTCATGGACGGTCTCAACGATCCCCTCCTCCACCTGATCAGGAATGCCGTAAATCACGGGATAGAATCCCCCGAGGTCCGGGAAAAAGCCGGAAAGCCGCGGAAAGGTACGGTCCGGCTTCTGGCACACCGGGACCGGGACAATGTGATCATCGAGCTGACCGATGACGGCGCCGGCATCAATGTCGAAAAAGTCAAGAAAAAAGCCGTGGATAAAGGGCTGATCACCGCAGAAGTTGCTGCGACACTCACGGTAGAACAGGCCATCGATCTGCTCTTCCAGCCGGGATTCTCCACTGCGGATAAGATCACGGACATCTCGGGCAGGGGTGTCGGCCTCGACGTAGTAAAACGGTCCATTGAATCGCTCAAAGGCACCATCAAGGTAGAGACCAGTCCCGGGAAAGGCAGTACCTTTGAACTGCTCCTTCCGCCCACCATGGCAATCGTCGATGTGATGATTGTACGGATCTGCAGCCGGCGCCTTGCAATACCGATCAGCAGCATCGTGGAAGTGGCGAATTTCAAAAAGGACGGTATGCACCGGATCGGGAAAGGCGACGTTACCATGCTTCGGGATGAAGTGCTCCAGATCCTCTGGCTTAACGAGATGGTCGGGAGTTCGGACCGGTGCGAGATACTCATTGTTGTCCAGTACCAGAAACGGAAATGCTGTATTCCTGTCGATGCCGTTGAGGGCAAGCAGGAAGTTGTGGTAAAACCGCTGAGCAGTTTTATCGGAACCACAAAAGGGATCAGCGGGGTGACCATTCTCGGAGACGGGGATGTTGTGCCGGTTCTCGATATAAACACAATGCAGGAATGATCGAACCATGAAATTGTCATCAGTTCAGATGGATGCAATGCAGGAACTGGGAAACATCGGGGCAGCCCATGCTGCAACGACACTCTCCCAGATGCTGTCGAGCCCTGTCGAGATGAGCGTTCCGAGGATTACCGTTGTGGATATCTCCCAGCTGGCAGACCAT
Protein-coding sequences here:
- a CDS encoding CheF family chemotaxis protein — encoded protein: MKEIPVKTEHEGKWIVVKAAVGDDRIVFPAPVNKEILFKSIFDLDERKSILIVSAKGNPETIIKIASVEKVLVILKRLFLANCNAYRLMAYFMSPAIRGGVMIKNAQWEKGSIVVVKTGIWFVSAVKQVCVPLTDVAAIELTKRDVQGKQTDVVRIDHVESGEVVSSMVLCPLSTLQVLANFLKDTTKGIDMKGTELDALDQQVAMLVYSGMDSHAIENMLSIPHKQLDGIYDRIIKLGIAEVMTIRREVQLTTKGVRYISDATKTQTNQN
- a CDS encoding response regulator, which produces MGTILIVDDTLFMRTLLKNILFSGGHTIAGEAANGEEAVAKYKELKPDLVTMDVVMPKVNGIEALKAIKQLDPAARVVMCTAVGQEQMVKLAIKTGAKGYIVKPFQAPKVLEEIKNVLAS
- the cheB gene encoding chemotaxis-specific protein-glutamate methyltransferase CheB gives rise to the protein MVKVLIVDDSVLMRTVIRDMLQKDPSIEIVGTAANGIEALEKIDSLKPELITLDIEMPKMNGLEVLRELKTVSWHPKTLMFSSLTSEGAEMTNEAIRLGADDFMLKPKDVPQLRLIADELVATIRHLTTDPMPSPREVAPPVLPQNGNSQRVVLIGSSAGGPPMLDQLVSKLPADLPAGVIITQHMPVGFTAPLAARFNRISKMPVKETENGDMIKDGMIFVSKAGVHTMIGTALSADGKKTGRIIHSSAPPVHAVRPAVDKTFESAAQVFGKNIVSVVLSGMGNDAGAGAYAIKQAGGTSIICDQKDCLVYGMARSAIQKNAVDKVLPLVKIPDAIERMVRHMAEN
- a CDS encoding chemotaxis protein CheA, coding for MSEFEQYRSLFVAESRENHENLVNNMLELEKGSDQTAIDEIFRSIHTLKGSSASMGFADMERLCHTMEDVFQLIRNGTAVITEDLSNILLACTDLIEEMLDDIESGGDSSAKNPDELVGQLKGWLEQHNAGGQEHPKPQVSQKAPAADDGVAPDSPESPAEGAGPVYVMTVTVAPDCMMKDVRALIAIQNLEVLGTIRSMQPSKEAIDEGNFDGTVHLVIASEAGEEALRTAALGTEIASVELKIEETPAAPAGTGAAAVKKAPDAEKKQQPAAADKNREIKNLRVDITQLDHIMNLVEDLVINRGRLKQIAEEHKIKEMDEAISMVERSVSELQSLMMTIRMIPLSHIFNRLPRVVRDVAQYDHKEVEFIMEGGETELDRSVMDGLNDPLLHLIRNAVNHGIESPEVREKAGKPRKGTVRLLAHRDRDNVIIELTDDGAGINVEKVKKKAVDKGLITAEVAATLTVEQAIDLLFQPGFSTADKITDISGRGVGLDVVKRSIESLKGTIKVETSPGKGSTFELLLPPTMAIVDVMIVRICSRRLAIPISSIVEVANFKKDGMHRIGKGDVTMLRDEVLQILWLNEMVGSSDRCEILIVVQYQKRKCCIPVDAVEGKQEVVVKPLSSFIGTTKGISGVTILGDGDVVPVLDINTMQE